In a genomic window of Cuculus canorus isolate bCucCan1 chromosome 4, bCucCan1.pri, whole genome shotgun sequence:
- the SMIM19 gene encoding small integral membrane protein 19 isoform X1, protein MAAAAAGGGGSAALGDGGAIDYSVHEAWNEATNVYLLVVLASLALLVYTRRNKRRILRIFALPPAAAGLPPPHTDFYSGLKKIRLRQQLEMYSIARKYEQQQQPPKQTESVQLSVE, encoded by the exons atggcggcggcggcggcggggggtGGCGGTTCGGCGGCGTTGGGCGACGGCGGCGCCATCGACTACTCGGTGCACGAGGCGTGGAACGAGGCCACCAACGTATacctgctggtggtgctggccAGCCTGGCGCTGCTGGTCTACACGCGCCG GAACAAGAGGAGGATCCTGCGCATCTTCGCGCTGCCGCCCGCTGCCGCTGGGCTTCCCCCGCCGCACACCGACTTCTACAGCGGCCTGAAGAAGATCCGCCTGcggcagcagctggagatgtACTCCATCG caaggaagtatgaacagcagcagcagccaccaaaGCAGACTGAAAGCGTACAGCTCTCAGTGGAATGA